A region of Paractinoplanes abujensis DNA encodes the following proteins:
- a CDS encoding allophanate hydrolase-related protein, which translates to MSTIDDVDVEALVRRADRGEAVRISRFGADELRERAAAVDPGLPLAGVPFAVEDNIDVAGLPTTAGCPDFRVHAGTLWRLPAAHVGGFLAGVAAPLSLGRVALADGTEVTGFLGEAYAAAGTPDITAGGGRRNYRSSGGPQS; encoded by the coding sequence TTGTCGACAATCGACGATGTGGACGTCGAGGCGTTGGTGCGGCGGGCGGATCGGGGCGAGGCGGTCCGGATCTCCCGCTTCGGCGCGGATGAGCTGCGCGAACGCGCCGCGGCGGTGGATCCGGGGTTGCCGCTGGCGGGGGTGCCGTTCGCGGTGGAGGACAACATTGACGTGGCCGGGTTGCCGACCACGGCGGGCTGCCCGGATTTTCGCGTACACGCCGGAACGCTCTGGCGACTGCCCGCCGCGCACGTCGGCGGGTTCCTGGCCGGCGTCGCCGCGCCCCTGTCGCTGGGCCGGGTCGCGCTCGCGGACGGAACCGAGGTCACCGGTTTCCTGGGCGAGGCGTACGCGGCGGCCGGCACACCGGACATCACCGCCGGCGGCGGCCGGCGGAACTACCGCAGCTCGGGAGGACCGCAATCATGA
- the biuH gene encoding biuret amidohydrolase, producing MTARIGPVPANPYPWPYDGSVSVTNTALICIDWQTDFCGKGGYVDSMGYDIELTRAGLPATARLLEHARSTGMLVIHTREGHDPDLADLPPNKRWRSARIGAEIGSDGPCGRILIKGEPGWEIVPEVAPVAGEVIVDKPGKGAFYATNLDLVLRTHGITHLILTGITTDVCVHTTMREANDRGYECLILSDCTGATDPSNHTAALHMVTMQGGVFGCVATSDDVISATEA from the coding sequence ATGACCGCACGCATCGGCCCGGTGCCGGCGAACCCCTACCCCTGGCCGTACGACGGCTCGGTCTCCGTGACGAACACGGCGCTGATCTGCATCGACTGGCAGACCGACTTCTGCGGCAAGGGCGGCTACGTCGACTCGATGGGCTACGACATCGAGCTGACCCGGGCCGGGTTGCCGGCCACCGCGCGGCTGCTGGAGCACGCCCGCAGCACCGGCATGCTGGTGATCCACACCCGGGAGGGCCACGACCCCGACCTCGCCGACCTGCCGCCCAACAAACGGTGGCGCTCGGCGCGGATCGGGGCCGAGATCGGCAGCGACGGCCCGTGCGGCCGGATCCTGATCAAGGGTGAGCCCGGCTGGGAGATCGTGCCCGAGGTCGCGCCCGTGGCCGGCGAGGTGATCGTCGACAAGCCGGGCAAGGGCGCCTTCTACGCCACCAACCTCGACCTCGTGCTGCGCACGCACGGGATCACGCATCTGATCCTGACCGGGATCACCACCGACGTCTGCGTGCACACCACGATGCGCGAGGCCAACGACCGCGGCTACGAGTGCCTGATCCTCAGCGACTGCACCGGGGCCACCGATCCGTCCAACCACACCGCCGCGCTGCACATGGTCACCATGCAGGGCGGCGTCTTCGGCTGCGTCGCCACCTCGGACGACGTCATATCGGCTACGGAGGCCTGA